The Gouania willdenowi chromosome 7, fGouWil2.1, whole genome shotgun sequence genome includes a window with the following:
- the ca6 gene encoding carbonic anhydrase 6 isoform X2: MQRQTLRSVAAAMDAFPACLCVAVVCLVSAGVPHGDIHWTYSEGALDQMHWATKYPDCGGRKQSPIDIQRRNVKHNPDMLQLELTGFDAQRGTYLMSNNGHTVQIDLPPTMQITKGLPGTYTAVQMHLHWGGWDLEASGAEHTLDGIRYMAELHVVHYNSDKYKSFNEAKDKHDGLAVLAFFYDDGHFENTYYSDFISNLEKIKYAGQSMTVSDVNVRSMLPENLNHFYRYEGSLTTPPCYESILWTVFDTPITLSHNQIRKLESTLMDIDNHTLWDDYRIAQPLNDRVVESSFLPRLGKGIFCRQDEIESKLLKIEGLITSLGKSIHTGGLRNTGPTRHETHSLFPLVLDFPEKNADSYAVARLSHPMELNAFTVCMHVLLKSEGIHTVISYSSNGIDNELMISINEDRDAKEVGLWIGNEYVNLPHQFKHYDWANYCVTWSSHTGGAELWINSMVGEQQYLKSGYTISPGGVFILGKDQDGILGINNADAFVGKMTDVNVWDFVLSRGDIRDQMSCDSNSTTVGNVFSWGSTKLSLYGGVQLDSQYRCS, from the exons atgCAGAGACAAACCCTGAGAAGTGTCGCTGCAGCCATGGACGCTTTCCCTGCGTGTCTGTGCGTCGCTGTGGTTTGCCTGGTCAGTGCTGGGGTTCCTCATGGGGACATACACTGGACATACTCAG AGGGAGCTTTGGATCAAATGCACTGGGCAACAAAATACCCTGACTGTGGTGGGAGGAAACAGTCTCCCATCGACATCCAGAGACGCAACGTGAAGCACAACCCGGACATGTTACAGCTGGAGCTCACCGGCTTTGATGCACAGAGAGGAACATACCTCATGTCCAACAACGGACACACAG TCCAAATAGATTTACCTCCCACCATGCAGATCACCAAAGGCCTCCCGGGAACGTACACGGCTGTGCAGATGCACCTGCACTGGGGTGGCTGGGACCTGGAGGCCAGCGGAGCAGAGCACACCTTAGACGGCATCCGCTACATGGCAGAG CTCCATGTCGTCCATTACAACTCAGACAAGTACAAGAGTTTCAATGAAGCCAAAGACAAGCATGACGGGCTCGCAGTGCTCGCCTTCTTCTATGAT gacGGTCACTTTGAAAACACGTACTACAGTGATTTTATCTCCAACTTGGAGAAAATCAAATACGCTG GTCAGTCCATGACAGTATCAGACGTCAACGTGCGCTCGATGCTCCCAGAGAACCTCAACCACTTCTATAGATACGAGGGCTCTCTCACTACTCCGCCTTGTTATGAAAGCATCCTCTGGACTGTGTTTGACACGCCCATTACACTCTCACACAACCAG ATCAGGAAACTGGAGAGCACTCTGATGGATATCGACAACCACACTCTGTGGGATGACTACCGCATTGCCCAGCCTCTGAACGACCGTGTGGTGGAGTCCTCGTTTCTCCCTCGCCTTGGGAAAGGAA TATTTTGCCGACAGGACGAGATAGAGTCCAAACTGCTGAAAATTGAAGGTTTGATTACATCGCTTGGAAAAAGCATTCACACAG GTGGACTTCGTAACACAGGACCAACCAGACACG AAACACACTCTTTGTTCCCTCTGGTGCTCGACTTCCCTGAGAAAAACGCTGACAGTTACGCTGTAGCCCGTCTCAGCCATCCAATGGAACTGAACGCCTTCACCGTGTGCATGCACGTCCTGCTTAAGAGCGAAGGGATCCACACCGTCATCTCCTACTCCAGCAACGGCATCGACAATGAGCTGATGATCTCCATCAACGAGGACAGGGATGCTAAAGAAGTCGGCCTCTGGATCGGCAACGAGTACGTCAACCTGCCGCATCAGTTCAAGCATTACGATTGGGCCAACTACTGTGTCACCTGGTCGTCCCACACCGGCGGAGCTGAACTGTGGATCAACAGCATGGTGGGAGAGCAGCAGTACCTGAAGAGTGGCTACACCATCAGCCCAGGTGGGGTGTTCATCCTCGGCAAAGACCAGGATGGAATACTGGGAATCAACAACGCGGACGCCTTTGTGGGTAAGATGACCGACGTGAACGTGTGGGACTTTGTGCTGAGCAGAGGAGACATCAGGGACCAGATGTCGTGCGACAGCAACAGCACCACGGTGGGAAACGTGTTCAGCTGGGGCTCCACCAAACTGAGCCTGTATGGAGGAGTGCAGCTGGACAGTCAGTACAGATGTTCCTGA
- the ca6 gene encoding carbonic anhydrase 6 isoform X1: MQRQTLRSVAAAMDAFPACLCVAVVCLVSAGVPHGDIHWTYSEGALDQMHWATKYPDCGGRKQSPIDIQRRNVKHNPDMLQLELTGFDAQRGTYLMSNNGHTVQIDLPPTMQITKGLPGTYTAVQMHLHWGGWDLEASGAEHTLDGIRYMAELHVVHYNSDKYKSFNEAKDKHDGLAVLAFFYDDGHFENTYYSDFISNLEKIKYAGQSMTVSDVNVRSMLPENLNHFYRYEGSLTTPPCYESILWTVFDTPITLSHNQIRKLESTLMDIDNHTLWDDYRIAQPLNDRVVESSFLPRLGKGIFCRQDEIESKLLKIEGLITSLGKSIHTGGLRNTGPTRHGGSGGETHSLFPLVLDFPEKNADSYAVARLSHPMELNAFTVCMHVLLKSEGIHTVISYSSNGIDNELMISINEDRDAKEVGLWIGNEYVNLPHQFKHYDWANYCVTWSSHTGGAELWINSMVGEQQYLKSGYTISPGGVFILGKDQDGILGINNADAFVGKMTDVNVWDFVLSRGDIRDQMSCDSNSTTVGNVFSWGSTKLSLYGGVQLDSQYRCS; encoded by the exons atgCAGAGACAAACCCTGAGAAGTGTCGCTGCAGCCATGGACGCTTTCCCTGCGTGTCTGTGCGTCGCTGTGGTTTGCCTGGTCAGTGCTGGGGTTCCTCATGGGGACATACACTGGACATACTCAG AGGGAGCTTTGGATCAAATGCACTGGGCAACAAAATACCCTGACTGTGGTGGGAGGAAACAGTCTCCCATCGACATCCAGAGACGCAACGTGAAGCACAACCCGGACATGTTACAGCTGGAGCTCACCGGCTTTGATGCACAGAGAGGAACATACCTCATGTCCAACAACGGACACACAG TCCAAATAGATTTACCTCCCACCATGCAGATCACCAAAGGCCTCCCGGGAACGTACACGGCTGTGCAGATGCACCTGCACTGGGGTGGCTGGGACCTGGAGGCCAGCGGAGCAGAGCACACCTTAGACGGCATCCGCTACATGGCAGAG CTCCATGTCGTCCATTACAACTCAGACAAGTACAAGAGTTTCAATGAAGCCAAAGACAAGCATGACGGGCTCGCAGTGCTCGCCTTCTTCTATGAT gacGGTCACTTTGAAAACACGTACTACAGTGATTTTATCTCCAACTTGGAGAAAATCAAATACGCTG GTCAGTCCATGACAGTATCAGACGTCAACGTGCGCTCGATGCTCCCAGAGAACCTCAACCACTTCTATAGATACGAGGGCTCTCTCACTACTCCGCCTTGTTATGAAAGCATCCTCTGGACTGTGTTTGACACGCCCATTACACTCTCACACAACCAG ATCAGGAAACTGGAGAGCACTCTGATGGATATCGACAACCACACTCTGTGGGATGACTACCGCATTGCCCAGCCTCTGAACGACCGTGTGGTGGAGTCCTCGTTTCTCCCTCGCCTTGGGAAAGGAA TATTTTGCCGACAGGACGAGATAGAGTCCAAACTGCTGAAAATTGAAGGTTTGATTACATCGCTTGGAAAAAGCATTCACACAG GTGGACTTCGTAACACAGGACCAACCAGACACGGTGGGAGCGGTGGAG AAACACACTCTTTGTTCCCTCTGGTGCTCGACTTCCCTGAGAAAAACGCTGACAGTTACGCTGTAGCCCGTCTCAGCCATCCAATGGAACTGAACGCCTTCACCGTGTGCATGCACGTCCTGCTTAAGAGCGAAGGGATCCACACCGTCATCTCCTACTCCAGCAACGGCATCGACAATGAGCTGATGATCTCCATCAACGAGGACAGGGATGCTAAAGAAGTCGGCCTCTGGATCGGCAACGAGTACGTCAACCTGCCGCATCAGTTCAAGCATTACGATTGGGCCAACTACTGTGTCACCTGGTCGTCCCACACCGGCGGAGCTGAACTGTGGATCAACAGCATGGTGGGAGAGCAGCAGTACCTGAAGAGTGGCTACACCATCAGCCCAGGTGGGGTGTTCATCCTCGGCAAAGACCAGGATGGAATACTGGGAATCAACAACGCGGACGCCTTTGTGGGTAAGATGACCGACGTGAACGTGTGGGACTTTGTGCTGAGCAGAGGAGACATCAGGGACCAGATGTCGTGCGACAGCAACAGCACCACGGTGGGAAACGTGTTCAGCTGGGGCTCCACCAAACTGAGCCTGTATGGAGGAGTGCAGCTGGACAGTCAGTACAGATGTTCCTGA